The Actinocorallia herbida DNA window GGAACGGCAGTACGAGCACATCAAGGAGTCCGAGCGGAAGCAGGGACGCGGCGAGCGGCGCGCCGAGGAGATCGCGGCCCGCACGGTGAACAAGAACCGCGCCCAGGCGGGCGAGGCCAAGACGTCGAGCAGGCTGTCCCGCGAGGACACCTCGCCGCAGAAGCGCGGCGGGCAGCGCTCTGGGACGAACCGGGAGAAGGGCCGCACCAAGGACCAGCTCTACGCCGAGGCCAAGAAGAAGGGCGTCGAGGGCAGGTCGAAAATGACCAAGGCCGAGCTCAAGAAGGCGCTCGGCGCCTCGGATTAGCGCCCAGGCCAGAAGTTCCCGGCGCGTGGACAAAAGGGTGCCAAATCAGTGGCCTCGCGGGTTCACGGTGGGGAAAGGTCTCGTCCGGCTGTCCAGGTTTGGTGGCTGATCTCCCCTGACTTGAAAGATCTCCTGGTTCAGTCGAATCCGTCAGGCAGCACAGCAGCCACAACGAAGGGGACGTCCATGGGCTTCGTGACGATGCGCGATGGAGCCGAGATCTTCTACAACGACTGGGGCACCGGCCAGCCCGTCGTGTTCATCCATGGCTGGCCGCTCAACGGCGACGCCTGGCAGGACCAGATGAAGGTGGTGGCCGAGAACGGATTCCGCGGCATCGCGCACGACCGGCGCGGCCACGGCAGATCCACCCAGACGTGGAAGGGCTACGACTTCGACACCTTCGCCGACGACCTGGCCCAGCTCATCGAGGCCCTGGACCTCCGCGACGTCGTCCTCGTCGCGCACTCCATGGGCGGCGGCGAGCTCGCCCGCTACATCGGCCGCCACGGCACGGGACGCGTCGGCAAGGCGGTCCTGCTGTCGGCGATCCCGCCGCTGATGCTGCAGAGCTCCGACAACCCCGAGGGCGTCCCGAACAAGGTGTTCGACGACATCAAGCGCGGCATCCTCGAAGAGCGCTCGCAGTTCTGGAAGGACACGT harbors:
- a CDS encoding alpha/beta fold hydrolase yields the protein MGFVTMRDGAEIFYNDWGTGQPVVFIHGWPLNGDAWQDQMKVVAENGFRGIAHDRRGHGRSTQTWKGYDFDTFADDLAQLIEALDLRDVVLVAHSMGGGELARYIGRHGTGRVGKAVLLSAIPPLMLQSSDNPEGVPNKVFDDIKRGILEERSQFWKDTSEGFFSANRPHNRVTQGNRDAFWYMAMQESIKAGVDCVTAFAETDFTEDLKKFDIPTLIVHGDDDQVVPIDATARKSAKLIPNAELKVYPGGSHGIALVPGDKEKFNQDLLDFLRG
- a CDS encoding plasmid stabilization protein; translation: MPRQDWSDKRERQYEHIKESERKQGRGERRAEEIAARTVNKNRAQAGEAKTSSRLSREDTSPQKRGGQRSGTNREKGRTKDQLYAEAKKKGVEGRSKMTKAELKKALGASD